A region from the Rosa rugosa chromosome 6, drRosRugo1.1, whole genome shotgun sequence genome encodes:
- the LOC133715429 gene encoding cyclin-U4-1-like, producing the protein MSELESPEAMPRVITFLSDVLDRVAKSNDLNRRLDSQKLSVFHCLTKPTISIHSYLERIFKYADCSPSCFVVAYVYLDRFTQRQKALPINSFNVHRLLITSVLVSAKFMDDVSYNNAYFARVGGISTKEMNLLEMDFLFGLGFELNVTTENFFAYCSYLQREMLLQSPPLHVAESPLNLASRLKLHCSFNEDESTHQKQLATV; encoded by the exons ATGTCTGAGCTCGAGAGCCCAGAAGCGATGCCGAGAGTGATAACTTTCCTCTCTGACGTCCTCGACCGGGTGGCCAAGTCCAACGACCTGAACCGGCGGCTCGACTCGCAGAAGCTCTCGGTGTTTCACTGCCTCACAAAACCCACAATCTCAATCCACAGCTATTTGGAGAGGATTTTCAAGTACGCAGATTGTAGCCCCTCTTGTTTTGTGGTGGCCTATGTTTATCTGGATCGGTTCACACAAAGACAGAAGGCTTTGCCTATCAACTCGTTCAATGTTCACCGATTGCTCATCACTAGTGTCTTGGTCTCTGCAAAGTTCATGGATGACGT TTCTTACAACAATGCCTACTTTGCAAGAGTGGGAGGAATCAGCACGAAAGAGATGAACCTTCTCGAGATGGATTTCCTGTTCGGATTAGGGTTCGAATTAAACGTGACAACCGAAAACTTTTTCGCCTATTGTTCGTACCTGCAAAGAGAAATGTTGCTGCAATCTCCTCCTCTACATGTAGCAGAATCTCCTCTAAATTTGGCTAGCCGTCTGAAGCTTCATTGTTCCTTCAATGAAGATGAATCGACCCATCAAAAGCAGCTTGCTACAGTTTAG
- the LOC133717116 gene encoding peptide methionine sulfoxide reductase A1-like, with amino-acid sequence MLKTLATISTTSPLLSTTTTTSATTAKLSLSSSSFLLSLSKFRPKPTSPFPQTRRPISHHRPTMNILNRLGFGPKTPDPNSESAAIAQGPDDDVPAPGQQFAQFGAGCFWGVELAFQRVPGVTKTEVGYSQGLLHNPSYEDVCTGTTSHSEVVRVQYDPKDCSFETLLDLFWSRHDPTTLNRQGGDVGTQYRSGIYFYTPEQEQAAKESLEKHQKVVNRPIVTEILPAKKFYRAEEYHQQYLAKGGRFGFRQSTEKGCNDPIRCYG; translated from the exons ATGCTCAAAACCTTAGCCACCATCTCCACCACATCACCACTCCTctccaccaccacaaccacctCCGCCACCACGgcgaaactctctctctcctcctcctccttcctcctctctctctccaaattcCGCCCCAAACCCACCTCCCCTTTCCCCCAAACCCGCCGCCCCATCTCCCACCACAGGCCCACCATGAACATCCTCAACCGCCTCGGCTTCGGGCCCAAGACCCCCGACCCGAACTCCGAGTCCGCCGCCATCGCCCAGGGTCCCGACGACGACGTTCCGGCGCCGGGTCAGCAGTTCGCGCAGTTCGGAGCCGGGTGCTTCTGGGGGGTAGAATTGGCATTTCAGAGAGTCCCCGGCGTCACCAAAACGGAGGTCGGGTACTCTCAGGGGCTGCTCCACAATCCCAGCTATGAAGACGTGTGTACCGGGACGACGAGTCACTCTGAGGTCGTGAGGGTTCAGTATGACCCTAAAGACTGTAGCTTTGAGACTCTGCTTGATCTCTTTTGGTCCAGGCATGATCCCACGACGCTCAATCGCCAG GGTGGTGATGTGGGTACGCAGTACAGATCCGGAATCTACTTCTACACACCTGAGCAAGAGCAAGCAGCAAAAGAATCTCTGGAGAAACACCAGAAGGTTGTGAACCGACCAATTGTTACAGAAATTCTTCCTGCCAAGAAGTTCTACCGAGCAGAGGAGTACCACCAGCAGTACCTTGCCAAAGGGGGCCGCTTTGGATTTAGGCAATCTACTGAGAAAGGATGCAATGATCCAATCCGATGCTACGGCTAA
- the LOC133717845 gene encoding mavicyanin has product MAKLLLVCGLLVLGFALTCYAATTYTVGGNSGWDISTDLPTWASDKKFVVGDVLWFQYSSSNSVNQVTKENFEGCNTTNVVKSYTGGNATVTLTRPGEWYFVSGNKLYCLGGMKLQVPVQGNQLSYAPASAPQSSTGSDQGPNSLPNHPSSKNNTPTSAGLSIHGGSDNVLVLIVFGTLAAMLWM; this is encoded by the exons ATGGCAAAGCTTCTTCTGGTTTGTGGTCTTTTGGTTCTTGGATTTGCACTAACATGCTATGCTGCCACAACCTACACGGTGGGTGGTAACTCTGGCTGGGACATAAGCACTGATCTCCCTACATGGGCCTCAGACAAGAAGTTCGTCGTCGGCGATGTTCTAT GGTTCCAGTATTCATCATCAAACAGTGTCAATCAAGTGACCAAAGAAAACTTCGAGGGCTGCAACACGACCAATGTAGTGAAGTCATATACCGGAGGGAACGCAACGGTCACATTGACAAGACCTGGTGAGTGGTATTTTGTGAGTGGTAACAAGCTCTATTGCTTGGGAGGGATGAAGCTTCAAGTACCCGTGCAAGGTAACCAACTATCTTATGCGCCGGCCAGTGCACCGCAGTCGTCAACCGGTTCGGACCAAGGGCCTAACTCTCTTCCGAACCACCCTTCTTCTAAGAACAACACTCCCACTTCAGCTGGGCTCAGCATCCATGGTGGTTCTGATAATGTTCTTGTCTTGATTGTTTTCGGTACTTTAGCTGCCATGCTATGGATGTGA